One genomic window of Xanthobacter dioxanivorans includes the following:
- a CDS encoding branched-chain amino acid ABC transporter permease: protein MDLELILMQLFSGLALGAILVMVALGLTIVFGMLGIVNFAHGALFMVGAYAGLWIAAQTGSFWWALLVAPIAIGVLGMLIERFLIRPLYGRTPDDPLLLTFGLGYVLVESVRITFGTDGIPFSAPEELQGVVDMGIGYFPVYRLFVMGVVAGVLVLLWLALEKTRYGLIIRAGARDPLIMRVLGVDVSRLWLLVFGLGVGLTALGGVLAAPMRSVSPEMGTLVLAEAFVVTVIGGMGSLLGAVVAGLLVGVVVSMTALFAPEMATIVMFALMAFILLVRPQGLFGRPGLGA, encoded by the coding sequence ATGGACCTTGAACTCATCCTCATGCAGCTGTTTTCCGGCCTGGCGCTGGGGGCGATCCTGGTGATGGTCGCCCTCGGCCTCACCATCGTGTTCGGCATGCTGGGCATCGTGAACTTTGCCCACGGCGCGCTGTTCATGGTGGGCGCCTATGCCGGCCTGTGGATCGCGGCGCAGACCGGCAGCTTCTGGTGGGCGCTGCTTGTGGCCCCCATCGCCATCGGCGTGCTGGGCATGCTCATCGAGCGCTTCCTCATCCGCCCGCTCTATGGACGCACGCCCGACGATCCGCTCCTCCTCACCTTCGGCCTCGGCTACGTGCTGGTGGAGAGCGTGCGCATCACCTTCGGCACCGACGGCATCCCCTTCTCCGCGCCGGAGGAATTGCAGGGCGTGGTGGACATGGGGATCGGCTACTTCCCGGTCTACCGGCTGTTCGTGATGGGCGTGGTCGCCGGCGTCCTGGTGCTGCTGTGGCTGGCGCTGGAGAAGACGCGGTACGGCCTCATCATCCGGGCGGGGGCGCGCGATCCCCTGATCATGCGGGTGCTGGGCGTGGACGTGAGCCGGCTCTGGCTGCTGGTGTTCGGCCTCGGCGTCGGGCTCACCGCCCTCGGCGGCGTGCTGGCGGCGCCCATGCGCTCCGTCAGCCCGGAGATGGGCACCCTGGTGCTGGCGGAAGCCTTCGTCGTCACCGTCATCGGTGGCATGGGCTCCCTGCTGGGCGCGGTGGTGGCGGGGCTGCTGGTGGGCGTGGTGGTGAGCATGACGGCGCTGTTCGCCCCGGAAATGGCGACGATCGTCATGTTCGCCCTGATGGCCTTCATCCTTCTGGTGCGCCCGCAGGGCCTGTTTGGCCGGCCGGGGCTAGGTGCTTGA
- a CDS encoding ABC transporter substrate-binding protein: MTTQLDRPRSGVSRRAVLAGMGAGVGLLAAPAIVRAQAESIRIGFPVPLTGPYGAEAKDQVKSAELAVKLMNDKGGIAGRKIELLVRDDKLNAGEAATRTLELIEKDKVHAVVGSLSSAVQLAVNEVTRARGVIYVSISQSDTINEAKDFSKYTFHEALNPHMTTAAVARATFKKGAKIAFLVADYAYGHEMLRGFKRAAAEIGAEVVGEILHPIGAADYSTLMPRIRSMKPDILAICNFGRDQANAIKQANDFGMKKQMQIIVPVLLYNQRIAVAPEVFEGVIGGANYYWELENTVPTAKAFNAAYKAAYGTVPTDYGAYGFTGVSALLLGMEKAGSTDTDKVIDALQSLKYDVAKGPQWFRACDHQSVQSVLVLKSRAKSEMKGDADVFEIIANEAPSEQMLRTCAELGFPT, translated from the coding sequence ATGACCACACAGCTCGACCGTCCCCGTTCCGGCGTATCCCGCCGCGCCGTGCTCGCCGGAATGGGCGCCGGCGTCGGCCTTCTCGCCGCGCCCGCCATCGTGCGCGCGCAGGCCGAGAGCATCCGCATCGGCTTTCCGGTTCCGCTCACCGGACCCTATGGCGCGGAGGCCAAGGACCAGGTGAAAAGCGCCGAGCTCGCCGTCAAGCTCATGAACGACAAGGGCGGCATCGCCGGCCGCAAGATCGAGCTCCTGGTGCGCGACGACAAGCTCAATGCCGGTGAAGCGGCGACGCGGACCCTCGAGCTGATCGAGAAGGACAAGGTGCACGCGGTGGTCGGCTCCCTGTCGAGCGCCGTCCAGCTCGCCGTGAACGAGGTGACGCGGGCCCGCGGCGTCATCTACGTGTCCATCAGCCAGTCCGACACCATCAACGAGGCGAAGGACTTCTCGAAGTATACGTTCCACGAGGCGCTGAACCCGCACATGACCACCGCCGCGGTGGCGCGGGCGACCTTCAAGAAGGGCGCCAAGATCGCCTTCCTCGTGGCGGATTACGCCTACGGCCACGAAATGCTGCGCGGCTTCAAGCGCGCGGCTGCCGAGATCGGCGCCGAGGTGGTGGGCGAGATCCTCCACCCCATCGGCGCGGCCGACTATTCCACGTTGATGCCGCGGATCCGCTCCATGAAGCCGGACATCCTCGCCATCTGCAATTTCGGCCGCGACCAGGCCAACGCCATCAAGCAGGCCAACGACTTCGGCATGAAGAAGCAGATGCAGATCATCGTGCCGGTGCTGCTCTACAACCAGCGCATCGCGGTGGCGCCGGAAGTCTTCGAGGGTGTCATCGGCGGGGCCAATTATTACTGGGAGCTGGAGAACACGGTGCCGACGGCCAAGGCGTTCAATGCCGCCTACAAGGCCGCCTACGGCACCGTGCCCACGGACTACGGCGCCTATGGCTTCACCGGCGTGTCGGCCCTGCTCCTGGGCATGGAGAAGGCCGGCAGCACCGACACCGACAAGGTGATCGATGCCCTGCAGAGCCTGAAATACGACGTGGCCAAGGGTCCCCAGTGGTTCCGCGCCTGCGACCACCAGTCGGTGCAGTCGGTGCTGGTGCTGAAGTCGCGGGCCAAGTCCGAGATGAAGGGCGACGCGGACGTGTTCGAGATCATCGCCAACGAGGCGCCCTCGGAGCAGATGCTGCGCACCTGCGCGGAGCTCGGCTTCCCGACCTGA
- a CDS encoding xanthine dehydrogenase family protein molybdopterin-binding subunit, with product MNAPAAFDRPRHTADAPAPGVHVGRPLPRPNAKRLLAGRGAYVTDLKLPRMLHAAFLRSPFAHARITRIDVEAARAAPGVALVATGEDLARLCAPWVGTLDHFKGMKSPPQMPLPLDRVTWCGQAVVAIVAESRAAAEDAAELVEVDYEELPVLADLDTALAADAPRIAPDFSDNICFRSVVETGDVDAVFASAAHVVDAQMTFGRHTGVTLEPRALIADYDASEHSLTVHHGTQTPFQFQDLYARHYGIPESRVRVIAPDVGGSFGVKLHVYNEDMAVIGLSMLAGRPVKFVADRLEAFVSDIHARDHRVKARAALDADGRLLAIQAEDETGIGSFSTYPRTSAVEGNQVIRLIGAPYRMEAYRGDLKVVFQNKTQTSQYRAVGHPIACAVTEHLMDRAAARIGLDPFAIRARNLIPDDAYPCESATGYKFEKLSHEGCLAKLRTLMDYDRLRADQAALRPRGIHRGIGIAAFVEITNPSPAFYGIGGARISAQDGAVVKITPSGEVRCLISVTEQGQGTETIIGQIVADYLGVSRDIVRVITGDTQVTPHGGATWACRGAGIGGETALQAAKKLKANVLAVASAILQARPEALDLVDGQVVDKAGGAVRISLAEVARITYFRSDTLPPGTDAQLTVAHHYAPRGYPFAFTNGVHGCHVEVDAETGLVKILKHFVVEDCGRVINPLLVEEQVRGGVVQGLGAAFFEECRYSDTGQLVNGSLADYLVPMSCEMPDIVIDHMETPTRDTELGAKGCGEAGTAAASAAALNAVNDALAPFDALLTQIPMTPARILRALGTF from the coding sequence ATGAACGCCCCCGCCGCCTTCGATCGCCCCCGCCATACCGCCGATGCGCCCGCGCCCGGCGTGCATGTGGGCCGCCCGCTGCCGCGTCCCAATGCCAAGCGCCTTCTGGCCGGGCGCGGCGCCTATGTGACCGACCTGAAGCTGCCACGCATGCTGCACGCGGCCTTCCTGCGCTCGCCCTTCGCCCATGCCCGCATCACGCGCATCGACGTGGAAGCCGCCCGCGCGGCGCCGGGCGTCGCGCTGGTGGCGACCGGCGAGGACCTCGCCCGGCTGTGCGCGCCGTGGGTGGGCACGCTCGACCATTTCAAGGGCATGAAGTCGCCGCCGCAAATGCCGCTGCCGCTGGATCGCGTCACCTGGTGTGGGCAGGCGGTGGTGGCGATCGTCGCGGAAAGCCGCGCCGCCGCCGAGGACGCCGCCGAGCTGGTGGAGGTGGACTACGAGGAACTGCCCGTCCTCGCTGACCTCGACACCGCGCTGGCGGCGGACGCGCCGCGCATCGCGCCGGATTTCTCCGACAACATCTGTTTCCGATCCGTGGTGGAGACGGGCGACGTGGATGCCGTCTTCGCTTCCGCTGCCCATGTGGTGGACGCCCAGATGACCTTCGGCCGCCATACCGGCGTGACCCTGGAGCCGCGGGCGCTGATCGCCGACTATGACGCCAGCGAGCACAGCCTCACCGTCCATCACGGCACGCAGACGCCGTTCCAGTTCCAGGACCTCTATGCCCGCCACTACGGCATTCCCGAATCCCGTGTGCGGGTCATCGCGCCGGACGTGGGCGGCTCGTTCGGGGTGAAGCTGCACGTCTACAACGAGGACATGGCGGTCATCGGCCTCTCCATGCTCGCCGGGCGGCCGGTGAAGTTCGTGGCCGACCGCCTGGAGGCCTTCGTCTCCGACATCCACGCCCGCGACCATCGGGTGAAGGCCCGCGCGGCGCTGGATGCGGACGGGCGGCTGCTGGCCATCCAGGCCGAGGACGAGACCGGCATCGGCTCATTCTCCACCTATCCGCGCACCAGCGCGGTGGAGGGCAACCAGGTCATCCGCCTCATCGGCGCGCCTTACCGGATGGAGGCCTATCGCGGCGACCTGAAGGTGGTGTTCCAGAACAAGACGCAGACCAGCCAGTACCGCGCCGTGGGCCACCCCATCGCCTGCGCGGTGACCGAGCACCTGATGGACCGGGCGGCGGCGCGCATCGGGCTCGACCCGTTCGCCATCCGCGCGCGGAACCTCATTCCGGACGACGCCTATCCGTGCGAGTCCGCCACCGGCTACAAGTTCGAGAAGCTCTCGCACGAGGGCTGCCTCGCCAAGCTGCGCACCCTCATGGACTATGACCGCCTGCGCGCCGACCAGGCGGCGCTGCGCCCGCGCGGCATCCATCGCGGCATCGGCATCGCGGCCTTTGTGGAGATCACCAATCCCTCGCCCGCCTTCTACGGCATCGGCGGGGCCCGCATCTCGGCGCAGGACGGGGCGGTGGTGAAGATCACCCCCTCCGGCGAGGTGCGTTGCCTCATCTCGGTGACCGAGCAGGGGCAGGGGACGGAGACCATCATCGGCCAGATCGTGGCCGACTATCTCGGGGTCTCCCGCGACATCGTGCGGGTGATCACCGGCGACACGCAGGTCACCCCCCATGGCGGCGCCACCTGGGCCTGCCGCGGCGCCGGCATCGGCGGCGAGACGGCCCTGCAGGCGGCGAAGAAGCTGAAGGCCAACGTGCTCGCCGTCGCCTCGGCCATTCTCCAGGCCCGGCCGGAGGCCCTCGACCTCGTGGACGGGCAGGTGGTGGACAAGGCCGGCGGCGCGGTGCGCATCAGCCTCGCCGAGGTGGCGCGCATCACCTATTTCCGCTCCGACACCCTGCCCCCGGGCACCGATGCCCAGCTCACCGTCGCCCACCACTACGCGCCGCGGGGCTATCCCTTCGCCTTCACCAACGGCGTCCACGGCTGCCACGTGGAGGTGGATGCCGAGACCGGCCTCGTGAAGATCCTCAAGCACTTCGTGGTGGAGGATTGCGGCCGCGTGATCAATCCGCTGCTGGTGGAGGAGCAGGTGCGCGGCGGCGTGGTGCAGGGGCTCGGCGCCGCCTTCTTTGAGGAGTGCCGCTACAGCGACACCGGCCAGCTCGTGAACGGCTCGCTGGCCGACTACCTGGTGCCCATGTCGTGCGAGATGCCGGACATCGTCATCGACCACATGGAGACGCCGACCCGCGACACCGAGCTCGGCGCCAAGGGCTGCGGCGAGGCGGGCACCGCCGCCGCGTCTGCCGCGGCGCTCAACGCGGTCAACGATGCGCTCGCGCCATTCGACGCGCTGCTGACCCAGATCCCCATGACCCCCGCGCGTATTCTGAGGGCGCTCGGGACCTTCTAA
- a CDS encoding (2Fe-2S)-binding protein, with the protein MNMMASGLVPLNLTVNGAPVGRMVAPRTTLADFLRTELELTATHVGCEMGACGACLVLLDGAPVHSCLVFAVQLEGAQVETVEGLVARGAIAGLQSAFHERNALQCGFCTPGMLVNAHALLERGGVPDRAEIRDALSGNYCRCTGYEAIVDAIEAAARAAQGSGR; encoded by the coding sequence ATGAACATGATGGCCTCCGGCCTCGTCCCGCTTAACCTCACGGTCAACGGCGCGCCCGTCGGCCGCATGGTGGCGCCGCGCACCACGCTCGCAGATTTTCTGCGCACCGAGCTGGAGCTCACCGCCACCCATGTGGGTTGCGAGATGGGCGCGTGCGGCGCTTGCCTGGTGCTGCTCGACGGCGCGCCGGTGCATTCCTGCCTCGTCTTCGCGGTGCAGCTGGAGGGGGCGCAGGTGGAGACGGTGGAAGGGCTCGTGGCCCGCGGCGCCATCGCCGGCCTGCAATCGGCCTTCCATGAGCGCAACGCGCTCCAGTGCGGGTTCTGCACGCCGGGCATGCTGGTGAATGCCCATGCGTTGCTGGAACGGGGAGGGGTGCCGGACCGTGCGGAAATCCGCGACGCCCTCTCCGGCAATTACTGCCGCTGCACCGGCTACGAGGCCATCGTGGATGCCATCGAGGCCGCTGCCCGCGCGGCGCAGGGGAGTGGCCGATGA
- a CDS encoding FAD binding domain-containing protein, whose translation MKARAFAYARPRTLDDAHAAFAAAEGDASYISGGQSLVPALAMRLQAPQVLVDLAGIEALRGVRLEGDWLRIGALTRHADALTDPLIRAHAPLLSAAAPFVAHPAIRNRGTLGGSVALADPASEFPAMMLAMGAEMEIFGPEGLRRVPADDYFQDLYQTAIVPGEILVALHVPVVGPRRCWAFDELARRRGDYAMVGGGILAERDGGRIGALRIAFFSVGPTPMRARAAEAVLTGRVPDADAIADAQRALDADIDPLDDEEVPAPMRRHLARVLLGRLVRKLEIA comes from the coding sequence GTGAAAGCCCGTGCTTTCGCCTATGCGCGTCCGCGCACGCTCGACGACGCCCATGCCGCCTTCGCGGCGGCGGAAGGGGATGCCAGCTACATTTCCGGCGGGCAGAGCCTGGTGCCGGCGCTCGCCATGCGCCTGCAGGCGCCGCAGGTGCTCGTCGACCTTGCCGGCATCGAGGCCCTGCGCGGGGTTCGGCTCGAAGGCGATTGGCTGCGCATCGGCGCGCTGACGCGCCATGCGGACGCCCTCACCGACCCGCTCATCCGCGCCCACGCGCCGCTTCTGTCGGCGGCCGCGCCGTTCGTGGCGCACCCGGCGATCCGCAATCGCGGCACCCTCGGCGGCAGCGTGGCGCTGGCCGATCCCGCTTCCGAGTTCCCGGCGATGATGCTGGCCATGGGCGCGGAGATGGAGATCTTCGGCCCCGAGGGCCTGCGGCGCGTGCCCGCCGACGACTACTTCCAGGATCTCTACCAGACCGCCATCGTGCCCGGCGAAATCCTTGTGGCGCTGCATGTCCCGGTGGTCGGCCCGCGCCGGTGCTGGGCATTCGATGAACTGGCCCGCCGGCGCGGCGACTACGCCATGGTGGGCGGTGGCATCCTGGCCGAGCGCGACGGCGGCCGCATCGGCGCCCTGCGCATTGCCTTCTTCTCGGTCGGCCCGACGCCCATGCGCGCCCGGGCCGCCGAAGCCGTCCTGACCGGCCGGGTGCCGGACGCCGACGCCATCGCCGACGCGCAGCGCGCCCTCGATGCGGACATCGATCCGCTCGACGACGAGGAGGTGCCGGCGCCCATGCGCCGCCACCTCGCCCGGGTGCTGCTGGGCCGCCTCGTCCGCAAGCTGGAGATCGCGTGA
- a CDS encoding TetR/AcrR family transcriptional regulator, whose translation MRAADREQAIIEEAVRFFAEHGFEGQTRELAKRMGITHSAIYRYIPSKEALIERVYEHVYLSRWKTEWADLVADRSRPLEARLVQFYLEYVERIFDYCWVRIFAFSGLKSFDLPSRYLTIVRAQIILPACAELRAELGLPSPDEIAVSERETELFWGLHGRIFYLAIRRYVYGTTIPENLEPIVRDAVRSFRGGVGPVLKDILAEAAKASPRGA comes from the coding sequence ATGCGCGCGGCGGACCGCGAGCAGGCCATCATCGAGGAGGCGGTGCGCTTCTTCGCAGAGCACGGATTCGAGGGGCAGACCCGAGAGCTGGCGAAGCGCATGGGCATCACCCATTCCGCCATCTACCGCTACATCCCCAGCAAGGAAGCGCTCATCGAGCGGGTCTACGAGCATGTCTATCTCAGCCGCTGGAAGACGGAATGGGCAGATCTCGTGGCCGACCGCTCGCGCCCGCTGGAGGCGCGGCTGGTTCAGTTCTACCTCGAATACGTGGAGCGCATCTTCGACTATTGCTGGGTCCGGATCTTCGCCTTCTCCGGCCTCAAGTCCTTCGACCTGCCCAGCCGCTACCTCACCATCGTGCGCGCGCAGATCATCCTGCCCGCCTGCGCCGAGCTCCGGGCCGAGCTCGGCCTTCCCTCACCCGACGAGATTGCGGTGAGCGAACGCGAGACGGAGCTGTTCTGGGGCCTGCACGGGCGCATCTTCTACCTCGCCATCCGCCGCTACGTTTACGGCACGACGATCCCCGAGAACCTCGAGCCCATCGTGCGCGACGCCGTGCGATCCTTCCGCGGCGGCGTGGGGCCGGTGCTGAAGGACATCCTGGCGGAGGCCGCCAAGGCGAGCCCGCGCGGCGCCTGA
- a CDS encoding LysR family transcriptional regulator: MNWDHVRIFLAVARDGQMLSAARSLGLDHATVTRRLNALEEALGAKLFTRRPTGCAPTVEGERLLPIAERMESEMLRAQDLLKEAARLEGTVRIGAPDAFGTYFLASRLPRLAERHARLVLQLVPLPRTFSLSKREADIAVVLDQPQEGRLIGRKLTDYSLGVYAARSYLERTGPVRSPADLRDRTVVTYVEDLAYSSGLDYAGVVAEQAGRRFECASAVGQFEAVKAGAGIGVLHDYAAAAHDDLVRILPQIRFERNYWLVVHADLHGLKRVAETERFIVDEVKAARSRFLV; encoded by the coding sequence ATGAACTGGGACCATGTGCGCATCTTCCTCGCCGTGGCGCGTGACGGGCAGATGCTCTCCGCCGCCCGCAGCCTCGGCCTCGACCATGCGACGGTGACGCGCCGGCTCAATGCGCTGGAGGAGGCGCTCGGGGCCAAGCTCTTCACCCGCCGCCCGACCGGCTGCGCCCCCACCGTGGAGGGCGAGCGGCTCCTGCCCATCGCCGAGCGCATGGAAAGCGAGATGCTGCGCGCCCAGGACCTACTGAAGGAGGCGGCGCGGCTGGAAGGCACCGTGCGCATCGGCGCGCCGGATGCGTTCGGCACCTATTTCCTCGCCTCGCGCCTGCCGCGCCTTGCCGAGCGCCACGCCAGGCTGGTGCTCCAGCTGGTGCCCCTGCCGCGCACCTTCTCCCTGTCGAAGCGCGAGGCGGACATCGCCGTGGTGCTGGACCAGCCGCAGGAAGGGCGCCTGATCGGCCGCAAGCTCACCGACTATTCCCTCGGGGTCTATGCGGCGCGCTCCTATCTGGAGCGGACCGGGCCGGTGCGCAGCCCCGCCGACCTCCGCGACCGCACCGTGGTGACCTATGTGGAGGATCTCGCCTATTCGTCCGGCCTCGACTATGCGGGCGTGGTGGCCGAGCAGGCCGGCCGCCGCTTCGAATGCGCCAGCGCGGTGGGCCAGTTCGAGGCGGTGAAGGCCGGGGCCGGCATCGGCGTGCTGCATGATTATGCCGCCGCCGCGCACGACGATCTGGTGCGCATCCTGCCGCAGATCCGGTTCGAGCGGAATTACTGGCTGGTGGTCCATGCGGACCTGCACGGCCTGAAGCGGGTGGCCGAGACCGAGCGCTTCATCGTCGACGAGGTAAAGGCGGCGCGGAGCCGCTTTCTCGTCTGA